One segment of Carya illinoinensis cultivar Pawnee chromosome 13, C.illinoinensisPawnee_v1, whole genome shotgun sequence DNA contains the following:
- the LOC122291265 gene encoding uncharacterized protein LOC122291265 isoform X1 codes for MVSVLTQERLLGAALGSIFTGIVVFEQRRSIYKSISDNQAQSDFQSQVREPIFGKQSRSQFAHLWNKAVDQTFGPVIDLLSTRGW; via the exons ATGGTTAGCGTTTTAACTCAG GAGCGTCTTCTCGGCGCTGCTCTCGGAAGCATATTCACGGGAATCGTTGTATTTGAGCAACGTAGAAGCATCTATAAATCCATTTCTGATAACCAAGCTCAATCCGATTTTCAGTCTCAG GTGAGAGAACCTATATTCGGAAAGCAATCTCGCTCGCAGTTTGCACATCTATGGAACAAAGCTGTGGACCAGACATTTGGACCAGTTATCGATTTGCTTAGTACACGTGGGTGGTAG
- the LOC122291265 gene encoding uncharacterized protein LOC122291265 isoform X2, with protein MERLLGAALGSIFTGIVVFEQRRSIYKSISDNQAQSDFQSQVREPIFGKQSRSQFAHLWNKAVDQTFGPVIDLLSTRGW; from the exons ATG GAGCGTCTTCTCGGCGCTGCTCTCGGAAGCATATTCACGGGAATCGTTGTATTTGAGCAACGTAGAAGCATCTATAAATCCATTTCTGATAACCAAGCTCAATCCGATTTTCAGTCTCAG GTGAGAGAACCTATATTCGGAAAGCAATCTCGCTCGCAGTTTGCACATCTATGGAACAAAGCTGTGGACCAGACATTTGGACCAGTTATCGATTTGCTTAGTACACGTGGGTGGTAG